Proteins encoded together in one Prunus dulcis chromosome 3, ALMONDv2, whole genome shotgun sequence window:
- the LOC117622072 gene encoding formamidopyrimidine-DNA glycosylase isoform X1 encodes MPELPEVEAARRAIEENCLGKKITKALIADDPKVIEGVSRADFEGSLVGKTIVSAHRKGKNLWLRLDSPPFPSFQFGMTGAIYIKGVAVTKYKRSAVKDTDEWPSKYSKLFVELDDGLEFSFTDKRRFARVRLLKDPASVPPISELGPDALLEPMTGDELFESLSKKKIAIKTLLLDQSYISGIGNWVADEVLYQARIHPEQSAASLSKENYGNLHKSIKEVIEKSLEVGADSSQFPSNWIFHSREKKPGKAFVDGRKIDFITVGGRTTAYVPELQKLSGQQAARAGSKQANKRKGHGDGVKDDVNEAASDEEVNGSVQSKKGRKPRGQGNKSSAKRKSKESDDEDNANDSEDDDDDDNDDHHDEDQKNKTRKVTNNKQSKVEKTSKKTVQTSQNSKKKKKAK; translated from the exons ATGCCAGAGCTACCGGAGGTGGAGGCGGCGCGGAGGGCCATAGAGGAAAACTGTCTGGGGAAGAAGATAACGAAAGCGCTCATCGCCGATGACCCCAAAGTCATCGAGGGAGTCTCTCGCGCTGACTTCGAGGGGTCGCTCGTGGGAAAGACCATCGTCTCTGCTCACCGCAAGGGCAAGAACTTATGGCTCCGCCTCGACTCTCCTCCTTTCCCTTCCTTCCAATTCG GGATGACGGGTGCTATATATATTAAAGGGGTCGCGGTCACGAAATATAAGAG GTCTGCTGTAAAGGACACTGATGAGTGGCCTTCCAAGTATTCCAAGTTATTTGTTGAA CTGGATGATGGTCTGGAGTTCTCTTTCACTGACAAGAGGCGATTTGCTAGAGTCCGCTTGCTCAAAGAT CCAGCATCTGTGCCCCCCATATCTGAGCTTGGGCCTGATGCTCTCTTGGAGCCTATGACAGGGGATGAACTTTTTGAATCCTTgagcaagaagaaaattgCAATTAAGACTCTATTGCTTGATCAG AGTTACATTTCAGGAATTGGAAATTGGGTTGCTGATGAAGTACTATACCAA GCAAGAATTCATCCAGAGCAAAGTGCTGCCAGCTTGTCGAAAGAAAATTATGGAAATTTGCACAAGAGCATCAAAGAG GTTATCGAAAAATCACTTGAAGTTGGGGCAGATAGTAGTCAATTTCCAAGTAATTGGATTTTTCATTCCCGTGAAAAGAAGCCTGGAAAGGCTTTTGTTGATG GGAGGAAAATTGACTTTATCACGGTTGGTGGCAGG ACTACAGCGTATGTACCAGAGCTTCAGAAGTTAAGTGGACAGCAAGCTGCCAGAGCAGGGAGTAAACAAGCTAACAAGAGAAAAGGGCATGGTGATGGTGTCAAGGATGATGTTAATGAAGCAGCGAGTGATGAAGAAGTTAATGGAAGTGTGCAGTCAAAGAAAGGGAGGAAGCCTAGAGGTCAAGGTAATAAGTCATCAGCTAAAAGAAAATCTAAAGAGAGTGATGATGAAGACAATGCCAATGACAGTGAGGACGATGACGACGATGACAATGATGATCATCATGATGAAGATCAAAAgaataaaacaagaaaagtgaCCAATAATAAGCAATCCAAGGTGGAGAAGACATCAAAGAAAACAGTCCAGACCAGTCAGAATagtaagaagaagaagaaagcaaaatAG
- the LOC117622072 gene encoding formamidopyrimidine-DNA glycosylase isoform X6, translating to MPELPEVEAARRAIEENCLGKKITKALIADDPKVIEGVSRADFEGSLVGKTIVSAHRKGKNLWLRLDSPPFPSFQFGMTGAIYIKGVAVTKYKRSAVKDTDEWPSKYSKLFVELDDGLEFSFTDKRRFARVRLLKDPASVPPISELGPDALLEPMTGDELFESLSKKKIAIKTLLLDQSYISGIGNWVADEVLYQARIHPEQSAASLSKENYGNLHKSIKERMNTCRLLNMRFKLMQTLPSFPVNGCFIFGGAKSPEKLMGGKLTLSRLVAGLQRMYQSFRS from the exons ATGCCAGAGCTACCGGAGGTGGAGGCGGCGCGGAGGGCCATAGAGGAAAACTGTCTGGGGAAGAAGATAACGAAAGCGCTCATCGCCGATGACCCCAAAGTCATCGAGGGAGTCTCTCGCGCTGACTTCGAGGGGTCGCTCGTGGGAAAGACCATCGTCTCTGCTCACCGCAAGGGCAAGAACTTATGGCTCCGCCTCGACTCTCCTCCTTTCCCTTCCTTCCAATTCG GGATGACGGGTGCTATATATATTAAAGGGGTCGCGGTCACGAAATATAAGAG GTCTGCTGTAAAGGACACTGATGAGTGGCCTTCCAAGTATTCCAAGTTATTTGTTGAA CTGGATGATGGTCTGGAGTTCTCTTTCACTGACAAGAGGCGATTTGCTAGAGTCCGCTTGCTCAAAGAT CCAGCATCTGTGCCCCCCATATCTGAGCTTGGGCCTGATGCTCTCTTGGAGCCTATGACAGGGGATGAACTTTTTGAATCCTTgagcaagaagaaaattgCAATTAAGACTCTATTGCTTGATCAG AGTTACATTTCAGGAATTGGAAATTGGGTTGCTGATGAAGTACTATACCAA GCAAGAATTCATCCAGAGCAAAGTGCTGCCAGCTTGTCGAAAGAAAATTATGGAAATTTGCACAAGAGCATCAAAGAG AGGATGAATACCTGTAGGTTATTGAATATGCGGTTCAAATTGATGCAGACTCTACCCAGTTTCCCTGTGAATGGTTGTTTCATTTTCGGTGGGGCAAAAAGCCCGGAAAAGTTAATG GGAGGAAAATTGACTTTATCACGGTTGGTGGCAGG ACTACAGCGTATGTACCAGAGCTTCAGAAGTTAA
- the LOC117622072 gene encoding formamidopyrimidine-DNA glycosylase isoform X8 yields MPELPEVEAARRAIEENCLGKKITKALIADDPKVIEGVSRADFEGSLVGKTIVSAHRKGKNLWLRLDSPPFPSFQFGMTGAIYIKGVAVTKYKRSAVKDTDEWPSKYSKLFVELDDGLEFSFTDKRRFARVRLLKDPASVPPISELGPDALLEPMTGDELFESLSKKKIAIKTLLLDQSYISGIGNWVADEVLYQARIHPEQSAASLSKENYGNLHKSIKEVIEYAVQIDADSTQFPCEWLFHFRWGKKPGKVIEKSLEVGADSSQFPSNWIFHSREKKPGKAFVDGRKIDFITVGGRTTAYVPELQKLSGQQAARAGSKQANKRKGHGDGVKDDVNEAASDEEVNGSVQSKKGRKPRGQGNKSSAKRKSKESDDEDNANDSEDDDDDDNDDHHDEDQKNKTRKVTNNKQSKVEKTSKKTVQTSQNSKKKKKAK; encoded by the exons ATGCCAGAGCTACCGGAGGTGGAGGCGGCGCGGAGGGCCATAGAGGAAAACTGTCTGGGGAAGAAGATAACGAAAGCGCTCATCGCCGATGACCCCAAAGTCATCGAGGGAGTCTCTCGCGCTGACTTCGAGGGGTCGCTCGTGGGAAAGACCATCGTCTCTGCTCACCGCAAGGGCAAGAACTTATGGCTCCGCCTCGACTCTCCTCCTTTCCCTTCCTTCCAATTCG GGATGACGGGTGCTATATATATTAAAGGGGTCGCGGTCACGAAATATAAGAG GTCTGCTGTAAAGGACACTGATGAGTGGCCTTCCAAGTATTCCAAGTTATTTGTTGAA CTGGATGATGGTCTGGAGTTCTCTTTCACTGACAAGAGGCGATTTGCTAGAGTCCGCTTGCTCAAAGAT CCAGCATCTGTGCCCCCCATATCTGAGCTTGGGCCTGATGCTCTCTTGGAGCCTATGACAGGGGATGAACTTTTTGAATCCTTgagcaagaagaaaattgCAATTAAGACTCTATTGCTTGATCAG AGTTACATTTCAGGAATTGGAAATTGGGTTGCTGATGAAGTACTATACCAA GCAAGAATTCATCCAGAGCAAAGTGCTGCCAGCTTGTCGAAAGAAAATTATGGAAATTTGCACAAGAGCATCAAAGAG GTTATTGAATATGCGGTTCAAATTGATGCAGACTCTACCCAGTTTCCCTGTGAATGGTTGTTTCATTTTCGGTGGGGCAAAAAGCCCGGAAAA GTTATCGAAAAATCACTTGAAGTTGGGGCAGATAGTAGTCAATTTCCAAGTAATTGGATTTTTCATTCCCGTGAAAAGAAGCCTGGAAAGGCTTTTGTTGATG GGAGGAAAATTGACTTTATCACGGTTGGTGGCAGG ACTACAGCGTATGTACCAGAGCTTCAGAAGTTAAGTGGACAGCAAGCTGCCAGAGCAGGGAGTAAACAAGCTAACAAGAGAAAAGGGCATGGTGATGGTGTCAAGGATGATGTTAATGAAGCAGCGAGTGATGAAGAAGTTAATGGAAGTGTGCAGTCAAAGAAAGGGAGGAAGCCTAGAGGTCAAGGTAATAAGTCATCAGCTAAAAGAAAATCTAAAGAGAGTGATGATGAAGACAATGCCAATGACAGTGAGGACGATGACGACGATGACAATGATGATCATCATGATGAAGATCAAAAgaataaaacaagaaaagtgaCCAATAATAAGCAATCCAAGGTGGAGAAGACATCAAAGAAAACAGTCCAGACCAGTCAGAATagtaagaagaagaagaaagcaaaatAG
- the LOC117622072 gene encoding formamidopyrimidine-DNA glycosylase isoform X4 — MPELPEVEAARRAIEENCLGKKITKALIADDPKVIEGVSRADFEGSLVGKTIVSAHRKGKNLWLRLDSPPFPSFQFGMTGAIYIKGVAVTKYKRSAVKDTDEWPSKYSKLFVELDDGLEFSFTDKRRFARVRLLKDPASVPPISELGPDALLEPMTGDELFESLSKKKIAIKTLLLDQSYISGIGNWVADEVLYQARIHPEQSAASLSKENYGNLHKSIKEVIEKSLEVGADSSQFPRRKIDFITVGGRTTAYVPELQKLSGQQAARAGSKQANKRKGHGDGVKDDVNEAASDEEVNGSVQSKKGRKPRGQGNKSSAKRKSKESDDEDNANDSEDDDDDDNDDHHDEDQKNKTRKVTNNKQSKVEKTSKKTVQTSQNSKKKKKAK, encoded by the exons ATGCCAGAGCTACCGGAGGTGGAGGCGGCGCGGAGGGCCATAGAGGAAAACTGTCTGGGGAAGAAGATAACGAAAGCGCTCATCGCCGATGACCCCAAAGTCATCGAGGGAGTCTCTCGCGCTGACTTCGAGGGGTCGCTCGTGGGAAAGACCATCGTCTCTGCTCACCGCAAGGGCAAGAACTTATGGCTCCGCCTCGACTCTCCTCCTTTCCCTTCCTTCCAATTCG GGATGACGGGTGCTATATATATTAAAGGGGTCGCGGTCACGAAATATAAGAG GTCTGCTGTAAAGGACACTGATGAGTGGCCTTCCAAGTATTCCAAGTTATTTGTTGAA CTGGATGATGGTCTGGAGTTCTCTTTCACTGACAAGAGGCGATTTGCTAGAGTCCGCTTGCTCAAAGAT CCAGCATCTGTGCCCCCCATATCTGAGCTTGGGCCTGATGCTCTCTTGGAGCCTATGACAGGGGATGAACTTTTTGAATCCTTgagcaagaagaaaattgCAATTAAGACTCTATTGCTTGATCAG AGTTACATTTCAGGAATTGGAAATTGGGTTGCTGATGAAGTACTATACCAA GCAAGAATTCATCCAGAGCAAAGTGCTGCCAGCTTGTCGAAAGAAAATTATGGAAATTTGCACAAGAGCATCAAAGAG GTTATCGAAAAATCACTTGAAGTTGGGGCAGATAGTAGTCAATTTCCAA GGAGGAAAATTGACTTTATCACGGTTGGTGGCAGG ACTACAGCGTATGTACCAGAGCTTCAGAAGTTAAGTGGACAGCAAGCTGCCAGAGCAGGGAGTAAACAAGCTAACAAGAGAAAAGGGCATGGTGATGGTGTCAAGGATGATGTTAATGAAGCAGCGAGTGATGAAGAAGTTAATGGAAGTGTGCAGTCAAAGAAAGGGAGGAAGCCTAGAGGTCAAGGTAATAAGTCATCAGCTAAAAGAAAATCTAAAGAGAGTGATGATGAAGACAATGCCAATGACAGTGAGGACGATGACGACGATGACAATGATGATCATCATGATGAAGATCAAAAgaataaaacaagaaaagtgaCCAATAATAAGCAATCCAAGGTGGAGAAGACATCAAAGAAAACAGTCCAGACCAGTCAGAATagtaagaagaagaagaaagcaaaatAG
- the LOC117622072 gene encoding formamidopyrimidine-DNA glycosylase isoform X7, whose product MPELPEVEAARRAIEENCLGKKITKALIADDPKVIEGVSRADFEGSLVGKTIVSAHRKGKNLWLRLDSPPFPSFQFGMTGAIYIKGVAVTKYKRSAVKDTDEWPSKYSKLFVELDDGLEFSFTDKRRFARVRLLKDPASVPPISELGPDALLEPMTGDELFESLSKKKIAIKTLLLDQSYISGIGNWVADEVLYQARIHPEQSAASLSKENYGNLHKSIKETLPSFPVNGCFIFGGAKSPEKLMGGKLTLSRLVAGLQRMYQSFRS is encoded by the exons ATGCCAGAGCTACCGGAGGTGGAGGCGGCGCGGAGGGCCATAGAGGAAAACTGTCTGGGGAAGAAGATAACGAAAGCGCTCATCGCCGATGACCCCAAAGTCATCGAGGGAGTCTCTCGCGCTGACTTCGAGGGGTCGCTCGTGGGAAAGACCATCGTCTCTGCTCACCGCAAGGGCAAGAACTTATGGCTCCGCCTCGACTCTCCTCCTTTCCCTTCCTTCCAATTCG GGATGACGGGTGCTATATATATTAAAGGGGTCGCGGTCACGAAATATAAGAG GTCTGCTGTAAAGGACACTGATGAGTGGCCTTCCAAGTATTCCAAGTTATTTGTTGAA CTGGATGATGGTCTGGAGTTCTCTTTCACTGACAAGAGGCGATTTGCTAGAGTCCGCTTGCTCAAAGAT CCAGCATCTGTGCCCCCCATATCTGAGCTTGGGCCTGATGCTCTCTTGGAGCCTATGACAGGGGATGAACTTTTTGAATCCTTgagcaagaagaaaattgCAATTAAGACTCTATTGCTTGATCAG AGTTACATTTCAGGAATTGGAAATTGGGTTGCTGATGAAGTACTATACCAA GCAAGAATTCATCCAGAGCAAAGTGCTGCCAGCTTGTCGAAAGAAAATTATGGAAATTTGCACAAGAGCATCAAAGAG ACTCTACCCAGTTTCCCTGTGAATGGTTGTTTCATTTTCGGTGGGGCAAAAAGCCCGGAAAAGTTAATG GGAGGAAAATTGACTTTATCACGGTTGGTGGCAGG ACTACAGCGTATGTACCAGAGCTTCAGAAGTTAA
- the LOC117622072 gene encoding formamidopyrimidine-DNA glycosylase isoform X3, translating to MPELPEVEAARRAIEENCLGKKITKALIADDPKVIEGVSRADFEGSLVGKTIVSAHRKGKNLWLRLDSPPFPSFQFGMTGAIYIKGVAVTKYKRSAVKDTDEWPSKYSKLFVELDDGLEFSFTDKRRFARVRLLKDPASVPPISELGPDALLEPMTGDELFESLSKKKIAIKTLLLDQARIHPEQSAASLSKENYGNLHKSIKEVIEKSLEVGADSSQFPSNWIFHSREKKPGKAFVDGRKIDFITVGGRTTAYVPELQKLSGQQAARAGSKQANKRKGHGDGVKDDVNEAASDEEVNGSVQSKKGRKPRGQGNKSSAKRKSKESDDEDNANDSEDDDDDDNDDHHDEDQKNKTRKVTNNKQSKVEKTSKKTVQTSQNSKKKKKAK from the exons ATGCCAGAGCTACCGGAGGTGGAGGCGGCGCGGAGGGCCATAGAGGAAAACTGTCTGGGGAAGAAGATAACGAAAGCGCTCATCGCCGATGACCCCAAAGTCATCGAGGGAGTCTCTCGCGCTGACTTCGAGGGGTCGCTCGTGGGAAAGACCATCGTCTCTGCTCACCGCAAGGGCAAGAACTTATGGCTCCGCCTCGACTCTCCTCCTTTCCCTTCCTTCCAATTCG GGATGACGGGTGCTATATATATTAAAGGGGTCGCGGTCACGAAATATAAGAG GTCTGCTGTAAAGGACACTGATGAGTGGCCTTCCAAGTATTCCAAGTTATTTGTTGAA CTGGATGATGGTCTGGAGTTCTCTTTCACTGACAAGAGGCGATTTGCTAGAGTCCGCTTGCTCAAAGAT CCAGCATCTGTGCCCCCCATATCTGAGCTTGGGCCTGATGCTCTCTTGGAGCCTATGACAGGGGATGAACTTTTTGAATCCTTgagcaagaagaaaattgCAATTAAGACTCTATTGCTTGATCAG GCAAGAATTCATCCAGAGCAAAGTGCTGCCAGCTTGTCGAAAGAAAATTATGGAAATTTGCACAAGAGCATCAAAGAG GTTATCGAAAAATCACTTGAAGTTGGGGCAGATAGTAGTCAATTTCCAAGTAATTGGATTTTTCATTCCCGTGAAAAGAAGCCTGGAAAGGCTTTTGTTGATG GGAGGAAAATTGACTTTATCACGGTTGGTGGCAGG ACTACAGCGTATGTACCAGAGCTTCAGAAGTTAAGTGGACAGCAAGCTGCCAGAGCAGGGAGTAAACAAGCTAACAAGAGAAAAGGGCATGGTGATGGTGTCAAGGATGATGTTAATGAAGCAGCGAGTGATGAAGAAGTTAATGGAAGTGTGCAGTCAAAGAAAGGGAGGAAGCCTAGAGGTCAAGGTAATAAGTCATCAGCTAAAAGAAAATCTAAAGAGAGTGATGATGAAGACAATGCCAATGACAGTGAGGACGATGACGACGATGACAATGATGATCATCATGATGAAGATCAAAAgaataaaacaagaaaagtgaCCAATAATAAGCAATCCAAGGTGGAGAAGACATCAAAGAAAACAGTCCAGACCAGTCAGAATagtaagaagaagaagaaagcaaaatAG
- the LOC117622072 gene encoding formamidopyrimidine-DNA glycosylase isoform X2, giving the protein MPELPEVEAARRAIEENCLGKKITKALIADDPKVIEGVSRADFEGSLVGKTIVSAHRKGKNLWLRLDSPPFPSFQFGMTGAIYIKGVAVTKYKRSAVKDTDEWPSKYSKLFVELDDGLEFSFTDKRRFARVRLLKDPASVPPISELGPDALLEPMTGDELFESLSKKKIAIKTLLLDQSYISGIGNWVADEVLYQARIHPEQSAASLSKENYGNLHKSIKEVIEYAVQIDADSTQFPCEWLFHFRWGKKPGKVNGRKIDFITVGGRTTAYVPELQKLSGQQAARAGSKQANKRKGHGDGVKDDVNEAASDEEVNGSVQSKKGRKPRGQGNKSSAKRKSKESDDEDNANDSEDDDDDDNDDHHDEDQKNKTRKVTNNKQSKVEKTSKKTVQTSQNSKKKKKAK; this is encoded by the exons ATGCCAGAGCTACCGGAGGTGGAGGCGGCGCGGAGGGCCATAGAGGAAAACTGTCTGGGGAAGAAGATAACGAAAGCGCTCATCGCCGATGACCCCAAAGTCATCGAGGGAGTCTCTCGCGCTGACTTCGAGGGGTCGCTCGTGGGAAAGACCATCGTCTCTGCTCACCGCAAGGGCAAGAACTTATGGCTCCGCCTCGACTCTCCTCCTTTCCCTTCCTTCCAATTCG GGATGACGGGTGCTATATATATTAAAGGGGTCGCGGTCACGAAATATAAGAG GTCTGCTGTAAAGGACACTGATGAGTGGCCTTCCAAGTATTCCAAGTTATTTGTTGAA CTGGATGATGGTCTGGAGTTCTCTTTCACTGACAAGAGGCGATTTGCTAGAGTCCGCTTGCTCAAAGAT CCAGCATCTGTGCCCCCCATATCTGAGCTTGGGCCTGATGCTCTCTTGGAGCCTATGACAGGGGATGAACTTTTTGAATCCTTgagcaagaagaaaattgCAATTAAGACTCTATTGCTTGATCAG AGTTACATTTCAGGAATTGGAAATTGGGTTGCTGATGAAGTACTATACCAA GCAAGAATTCATCCAGAGCAAAGTGCTGCCAGCTTGTCGAAAGAAAATTATGGAAATTTGCACAAGAGCATCAAAGAG GTTATTGAATATGCGGTTCAAATTGATGCAGACTCTACCCAGTTTCCCTGTGAATGGTTGTTTCATTTTCGGTGGGGCAAAAAGCCCGGAAAAGTTAATG GGAGGAAAATTGACTTTATCACGGTTGGTGGCAGG ACTACAGCGTATGTACCAGAGCTTCAGAAGTTAAGTGGACAGCAAGCTGCCAGAGCAGGGAGTAAACAAGCTAACAAGAGAAAAGGGCATGGTGATGGTGTCAAGGATGATGTTAATGAAGCAGCGAGTGATGAAGAAGTTAATGGAAGTGTGCAGTCAAAGAAAGGGAGGAAGCCTAGAGGTCAAGGTAATAAGTCATCAGCTAAAAGAAAATCTAAAGAGAGTGATGATGAAGACAATGCCAATGACAGTGAGGACGATGACGACGATGACAATGATGATCATCATGATGAAGATCAAAAgaataaaacaagaaaagtgaCCAATAATAAGCAATCCAAGGTGGAGAAGACATCAAAGAAAACAGTCCAGACCAGTCAGAATagtaagaagaagaagaaagcaaaatAG
- the LOC117622072 gene encoding formamidopyrimidine-DNA glycosylase isoform X5, producing MPELPEVEAARRAIEENCLGKKITKALIADDPKVIEGVSRADFEGSLVGKTIVSAHRKGKNLWLRLDSPPFPSFQFGMTGAIYIKGVAVTKYKRSAVKDTDEWPSKYSKLFVELDDGLEFSFTDKRRFARVRLLKDPASVPPISELGPDALLEPMTGDELFESLSKKKIAIKTLLLDQARIHPEQSAASLSKENYGNLHKSIKEVIEYAVQIDADSTQFPCEWLFHFRWGKKPGKVNGRKIDFITVGGRTTAYVPELQKLSGQQAARAGSKQANKRKGHGDGVKDDVNEAASDEEVNGSVQSKKGRKPRGQGNKSSAKRKSKESDDEDNANDSEDDDDDDNDDHHDEDQKNKTRKVTNNKQSKVEKTSKKTVQTSQNSKKKKKAK from the exons ATGCCAGAGCTACCGGAGGTGGAGGCGGCGCGGAGGGCCATAGAGGAAAACTGTCTGGGGAAGAAGATAACGAAAGCGCTCATCGCCGATGACCCCAAAGTCATCGAGGGAGTCTCTCGCGCTGACTTCGAGGGGTCGCTCGTGGGAAAGACCATCGTCTCTGCTCACCGCAAGGGCAAGAACTTATGGCTCCGCCTCGACTCTCCTCCTTTCCCTTCCTTCCAATTCG GGATGACGGGTGCTATATATATTAAAGGGGTCGCGGTCACGAAATATAAGAG GTCTGCTGTAAAGGACACTGATGAGTGGCCTTCCAAGTATTCCAAGTTATTTGTTGAA CTGGATGATGGTCTGGAGTTCTCTTTCACTGACAAGAGGCGATTTGCTAGAGTCCGCTTGCTCAAAGAT CCAGCATCTGTGCCCCCCATATCTGAGCTTGGGCCTGATGCTCTCTTGGAGCCTATGACAGGGGATGAACTTTTTGAATCCTTgagcaagaagaaaattgCAATTAAGACTCTATTGCTTGATCAG GCAAGAATTCATCCAGAGCAAAGTGCTGCCAGCTTGTCGAAAGAAAATTATGGAAATTTGCACAAGAGCATCAAAGAG GTTATTGAATATGCGGTTCAAATTGATGCAGACTCTACCCAGTTTCCCTGTGAATGGTTGTTTCATTTTCGGTGGGGCAAAAAGCCCGGAAAAGTTAATG GGAGGAAAATTGACTTTATCACGGTTGGTGGCAGG ACTACAGCGTATGTACCAGAGCTTCAGAAGTTAAGTGGACAGCAAGCTGCCAGAGCAGGGAGTAAACAAGCTAACAAGAGAAAAGGGCATGGTGATGGTGTCAAGGATGATGTTAATGAAGCAGCGAGTGATGAAGAAGTTAATGGAAGTGTGCAGTCAAAGAAAGGGAGGAAGCCTAGAGGTCAAGGTAATAAGTCATCAGCTAAAAGAAAATCTAAAGAGAGTGATGATGAAGACAATGCCAATGACAGTGAGGACGATGACGACGATGACAATGATGATCATCATGATGAAGATCAAAAgaataaaacaagaaaagtgaCCAATAATAAGCAATCCAAGGTGGAGAAGACATCAAAGAAAACAGTCCAGACCAGTCAGAATagtaagaagaagaagaaagcaaaatAG